The genomic segment TTGGGATTTCATTGCCAGCGCAAGTGGTTGCGGGATCACAAGCTCTCAGGTGGCCACTGGATTTCAAAGGCTGAAGCCGAAACCGAGAACACAATAAATGAAGGAATTGAACAATGAGTGTACTGTCCAGGAAGATTGATTTTGCGGTGGTCTTTTCCGTAAAGAATGCGAATCCCAATGGGGATCCATTGAATGGTAATCGCCCACGCACAAATTATGAGGGATATGGTGAGGTGTCCGATGTTTGTCTGAAGCGAAAAATTCGTGACCGACTTCAGGACGCAGGAGAAGTCATATTTGTGCAATCCGATGAGAAAAAAACAGATGGTATGACCAGCCTGAAAAATCGCGCGGAATCTGAAGAATATGGTTTGGGCAAAGATGCTTTTAATGCGAAAAAGAGTTCCCCGGTGAAAACGGCTGAGCAGGCATGTCAGAAATGGTTTGATGTTCGAGCTTTTGGTCAGTTGTTTGCTTTCAAAGCTGATGCAAAAGAAGGTGTCTCCGTGCCAATTCGGGGGCCGGTATCTATTCACCCTGCTTTTAGCGTTGAACCAGTATCGATCACGAGTTCTCAGATTACGAAAAGTGTTAGTGGTGAAGGTGATGGTTCTAAGCGGGGCTCGGACACTATGGGGATGAAGCACCGTGTTGATGAAGCAGTATACGTCGCATACGGAGCGATTTCGCCACAGCTTGCGGAACGTACTGGATTCAGTGATGAGGACGCGGAAAAGTTTAAACAGGTTCTTCCGAGGATGTTTGAAGGAGACGCGTCATCTGCACGTCCGGAGGGAAGCATGACGGTCGAAAAGGTCGTCTGGTGGGAGCATGGCAGTAAATCGGGGCAGTATTCGTCAGCCAAAGTTCATCGTTCACTCAATGTAGGTGAAGATGGAGGGATAACCCTCGACGAGTTGGATGGGCTGACTCCAGAAGTTATTGATGGGTTCTAATTAGGAATTCATCTGCGACATAAGGAGAGCCTGAATGAAATGCGCAATCTGTAAAAACGGCGAAACCAACCTTGGCACTACCACCGTCACCATGACAAGGGGGGATGCAACCATTGTTGTCAAAAATGTGCCTGCTGAAATTTGTGATAACTGTGGTGAGTATTATCTCGATGATGCAATCTCCGCGAAAATTCTGAGCATGGCGGAGGAGGCAATCAAGCAGAATCAGGAGGTAGAAGTGATTCAGTTCGCTGCCTGAATTAAGGGTGCCCTGATGATGCTGGATGAAAAGCTGGTTCCGCTTTCCGCGTTGCAGCACTATGCCTTCTGCCCCCGCCAATGCGCTCTGATTCACAACGAACAGGTGTGGGCAGAGAACTGGCTGACGGCACAAGGGCAAGTGTTGCATCAGCGGGTAGACCGGGGGGAGCCGGAAACCCGCAAGGGCATTCGCTATGAGCGAGGTGTTTTGGTCAGTGCTGAGTCGCTCGGGATCACCGGCAAGCTGGACCTGGTGGAGATCGAGCTGTCAACCGGGACAATGAAACCGGTCGAGTATAAAAGAGGCAAACCCAAGCGCGATAGCTGGGACCGGATTCAGCTATGTGCCCAAGGGCTTTGTCTCGAAGAGATGCAGGGTCGGACTGTGCCTTCAGGAGCGCTCTGGTATTGGCAGGCTCGCCATCGGGATGAGGTGGCATTCACAGATGAGCTTAGGGAAGAGACGCGGGCTGTCATTACTGAAGTACGCAATTTGCTCCGCAGCGGCCAAACCCCCAAAGCCGCTTACGAAAAGAAGTGTGACTCTTGCTCGCTATACGATTTGTGCAACCCGAAACTGCTTGGAAATGACGGAAGCACACGGTACGTAAATGAGTTGTTTGACGAGGTGGATCGGCAGTGAAAAAGCTCCAGAACAGTCTTTACGTCACCCGACAAGGCGCTTATGTGCACAAGGAGCGTGAAACCGTTGTAATAGAGCATGAGCGCACGAAACTCATGCAGGTGCCCATTCACTCAGTCTCCGGTTTGTTTTGCTTCGGAAACGTCCTCGTGTCTCCAGCCCTGATGGGGTTCTGCGGGGAGAAGGGAGTAAACCTGGCATTCTTTACTGAATATGGCCGCTTTTATGGGCGGCTACAGGGAAAGAAATCAGGCAACGTGCTCCTCAGGCGTGCTCAGTACAATGCTGATGAATCAACGAGCCTTGAAATCGCCCGCTCCGTGGTTGCTGCAAAGTTGGTTGGTTGCCGGAATGTGCTACTCAGACAACAGCGCAATCATGGGGAAACAGAATCCCTGGGAAGGGCGGTGAAGCACCTTGCGGCTTCAATCCGATTGGCAAGACATGTCGACAACCTTGACTCCCTGAGAGGCATCGAAGGAGATGCTGCTGCGCAATATTTTGCAGTCTTTGGAGGATTGATTAACAAGGGTGCCCGCGAGGAATTCACTTTTGCAGGAAGAAATCGAAGGCCCCCTCGTGACCCGGTTAATGCGTTATTGTCGTTTGTTTACTCGATCCTTGGCCAGGATATCAGTGCCGCACTTAACGGTGTGGGTCTGGATCCCCAAGTAGGCTATTTACACGCCGATCGGCCAGGTCGTGACAGTCTCGCACAGGACCTTCTTGAAGAATTCAGGCCATGGTTGGCGGACAGGCTCGTACTGAGCCTGATAAACCGGAAACAGCTGAGAGCAAAGGATTTCGTCACCGAGTCCTCCGGAGCGGTCAGGATGTCAGACGGTGCTCGAAAAACGCTTCTGGTGAGCTACCAGGAACGCAAGCAGCAGGAAGTGATGCACCCCTTCCTCAAAGAGAAAGTGCCGATAGGAATCATTCCGCATATTCAGGCGATGCTGCTCGCCCGCCACCTCAGAAATGATCTTGAAAGATACCCACCCTGTGTCTTCCGGTAGGAGAGTTCTGCCATGATGGTACTGGTTACATACGACATTTCGATGGAGGACCCGCAGGGTCCAGCGCGGTTGAGGCGAGTGGCAAAAGCGTGTCTCGATTATGGGGTGCGTGTTCAGTATTCGGTGTTCGAATGTGAGGTTGATCCGGCTCAGTGGACCTTTTTCAGGGACGAATTACTGGGTCTTTATGATGAAGAGAAGGATAGCCTGAGATTCTACAAACTCGGTAAAAACTGGAAAAATCGAATTGAACACCATGGAGCGAAGCCAGCTCCGGATATTTTCCGGGATGCGATGATTTTGTGATCGCTAACCGGTAGTGCTCATTAAAAAGCTGCGATGTTAGCGAAAGGCCAGGGCCCTTGTGGCGCCTGGCCTTTCTGTATTTGCCCATCCAGGAGCAGTCAAAAAAGTAAAATTGCGTGCTCATGTTAGCGGAATGGAAGGAATGGTTGCTTTCGGTTCAGTAGGTTAGGATAGGGCGGTCGCGCCCCTCGCGGGCGCGTGGATTGAAACCGCCTGCATGTGTCGGGTTTCGTATTCGCCTTTCGTCGCGCCCCTCGCGGGCGCGTGGATTGAAACCGTTACCGCCTGGACATGGCCGGCGCGGCCAATAGTCGCGCCCCTCGCGGGCGCGTGGATTGAAACCGGTAGGTGCGCAGGGTTCGCGCCAACGCCCGTATGTCGCGCCCCTCGCGGGCGCGTGGATTGAAACCCCTGTTTCAGTGCGTGGAAGGGTGAGAAAAAGGCGTCGCGCCCCTCGCGGGCGCGTGGATTGAAACCTCACTCAGGGTGACACGAACTACCTGATCTGGGGTGTCGCGCCCCTCGCGGGCGCGTGGATTGAAACTCCAATCTCCGGCATTCAGCGTTAAACGCTTTGCGTCGCGCCCCTCGCGGGCGCGTGGATTGAAACCTTGTTTGCCTCGCGGATCTCGCATGTGAAGCCCGTCGCGCCCCTCGCGGGCGCGTGGATTGAAACGTTTCCGGTGACGATTTGAGGGAAAGGCGCCCCGGTCGCGCCCCTCGCGGGCGCGTGGATTGAAACAGGCCAGCGCGGACATTGCCGGCCGTGCCCTGGAGTCGCGCCCCTCGCGGGCGCGTGGATTGAAACAATATTGGCGACCTTATTGATCGGCCTAAATACCGGTCGCGCCCCTCGCGGGCGCGTGGATTGAAACAATCAGGTTTGTCTCGAAATCTTTCATTGGACGCGTCGCGCCCCTCGCGGGCGCGTGGATTGAAACCGCGAACAGATCACGCAGCGGGACATCAAGTCAAGGTCGCGCCCCTCGCGGGCGCGTGGATTGAAACCGTCTAGCGACATGCACGTAATGGATGTCCTGCCGTCGCGCCCCTCGCGGGCGCGTGGATTGAAACAAATTTTCGAGCGGCAATTATTTCCGATCTGTAGGTCGCGCCCCTCGCGGGCGCGTGGATTGAAACCTCAAGCTGCAGCCGGAGTTGTTCGCCGTACTCGCGTCGCGCCCCTCGCGGGCGCGTGGATTGAAACTCCGTAAGAATTCGATGAATAGGCTTATAGCCAACGTCGCGCCCCTCGCGGGCGCGTGGATTGAAACACGAAATATCTGGGAGTCTTCCAGCAGCGTTTCCCGTCGCGCCCCTCGCGGGCGCGTGGATTGAAACTTTGCGAGGACGCTTCCGGCCTCTCATGGCTTTGTCGCGCCCCTCGCGGGCGCGTGGATTGAAACACGAATGCCACGCGAGGCGTTGCCCTGTCCAAGCGTCGCGCCCCTCGCGGGCGCGTGGATTGAAACCACCATGCGACCGTCTCTTTATCGACCGTCCGAGTCGCGCCCCTCGCGGGCGCGTGGATTGAAACGTGTCACCCTGAGTGAGGAAAGCCGTGAGTTTGTGTCGCGCCCCTCGCGGGCGCGTGGATTGAAACAAAGATGGAGTGATAAGTACAAACGACGCGATAGGGTCGCGCCCCTCGCGGGCGCGTGGATTGAAACTGGTGGAGACGCTGGCGGAAGAAGCTGACGACGAGTCGCGCCCCTCGCGGGCGCGTGGATTGAAACTGGCGCTAATGATCAAGGTCACAACCAAAAAGCGTCGCGCCCCTCGCGGGCGCGTGGATTGAAACACCTATCTAAAGTTTGAGCCCATGCCTTTACATCGTCGCGCCCCTCGCGGGCGCGTGGATTGAAACAAGCAAAACGCCTAATATTATATGGAGCTACTGAGTCGCGCCCCTCGCGGGCGCGTGGATTGAAACAAGCTGGTAACCTTTGCTCCGACCGGGGCGCGCCGTCGCGCCCCTCGCGGGCGCGTGGATTGAAACCCGCCTAGATTTTGGGTTGCCTGATATCCCGGGTGGTCGCGCCCCTCGCGGGCGCGTGGATTGAAACATCAGCGATATGGCCAATGGTGGCCGGATGAGTCAAGTCGCGCCCCTCGCGGGCGCGTGGATTGAAACAGGAGAGCCAGGGCCATGACTGAAACGCCAGAAAGTCGCGCCCCTCGCGGGCGCGTGGATTGAAACCACCACTTTACCATACACCACAACCGGCGCAGGGCGTCGCGCCCCTCGCGGGCGCGTGGATTGAAACACAATGCGCGTGCCTGCGGAGTGTGACCGGGATGGTCGCGCCCCTCGCGGGCGCGTGGATTGAAACGATTGGTGTGTGCCTTGTGGGCGGAAAGCCGGGTGTCGCGCCCCTCGCGGGCGCGTGGATTGAAACAGCTACCAGGTTGCGCACCGTTTCTTCAATGGAGGTCGCGCCCCTCGCGGGCGCGTGGATTGAAACTCTGGAGTCTGCTATGGAGGTTTGGAAGTAATGGGTCGCGCCCCTCGCGGGCGCGTGGATTGAAACACGGGGCCATGGACGAAAAGCTGGAATACAACAAGTCGCGCCCCTCGCGGGCGCGTGGATTGAAACTCCAGCAACCAAGTGCCGGTTTGAGGTACGCTGTGTCGCGCCCCTCGCGGGCGCGTGGATTGAAACTGAGCAGGCAGACCGTTACGCCCAACGCCTCCGTGTCGCGCCCCTCGCGGGCGCGTGGATTGAAACTTCTATGCCTATGTCCATCTCAAAGGTGCCGGGGTCGCGCCCCTCGCGGGCGCGTGGATTGAAACGCCCTTGGCCAGAGCGTGATGGGATGCTTGGCGCTGTCGCGCCCCTCGCGGGCGCGTGGATTGAAACTCCATGTGGTCTGCGCTGACCTGATACCAGCTGATGTCGCGCCCCTCGCGGGCGCGTGGATTGAAACAACTCAAACTCGGCAGTCCAGAGCCTACGCAAAGGTCGCGCCCCTCGCGGGCGCGTGGATTGAAACCCCATGGCTGGCTGGACGCTTACGATGCTTCCTTCAGGCCGAGCGGTGCTGATACACTCTGGTTTGCATGTACACGGAACACATGCGGTCTGAATAAAGCTGGCACGAGGGCAGGATTGCCCGTCAAGGAACCCCGAGGATTTTCGGGCATCAAGGAAGAAGCATGGAGCAAAGCCATGAGCGGCAAGAAAGTTGTGCTGTTGGGGGATCTAGGTACCGACCATGAGGGTTTTCCGCCCACCCCCATAATCAATGGTTCCCCGGATGTATTCATCGACGGCAAGCCCGTCGCGCGGGTAGGTGACCAACTTGCCCCGCACTCCAAACCCAAGCATTCCCCTCATCCGCGTACTATCGCTTCCGGTTCAAGCACGGTTTTCATTAATGGGTTACCCGTTGCCACAACCGGTGGTGCGATTTCCTGTGGTGGCGTCACCATTGGCAGTAGTAGCGTGGTGGTTGGCGATACCCATGCGCCATTGCCATTCTCTGGTGTTTCGGGGGCCAATTCTCACTCTGCGCCTTTGAGCTCAGAATCCAGTACAGCAGAAACACACACAAACGGCATGCAGGCCTCCTCCGGCGCGCAGCTGCGCAGTAGCGCCTCCAGCCAGGCAGGTGGAAGAGGTGGCTCAGCCGCAACCCCTTCTCAGGCCACCAAGGCTATTGATGAGTCTGGTGCGTAAACCGCTGAAGGTTGCCACCCATTCCACGTGAAGCCTGCCACCCGGACCGGAGCAAGGCTGCCACCCATCGGAGCGTAGCGACGCGGGGTTTCTCTTCTTACTCCGAAATCTCAGTGTCCGTCAACTTTGCTTGCCGTTTTCGCATGGATTCGCCTCGGAGATTGATCTTGTAGGCGTTATGAACGAGCCGGTCCAGGATGGCGTCGGCCAGAGTGGCGTCACCGATTACACCATGCCATTCCTCGATGGGTAATTGGCTCGTGGCGATGGTGGAGCGCCTGCCATGCCGGTCTTCCAGTACCTCCAGCAAGTCTCGCCGATTTTCGGCGCTCAGCTTCATCAGTCCCCAGTCATCCAGGATCAGGACGTCGACTTTGGCCAGGTTGGTCAGGAGTTTGGCGTACTGGCCATCGCCCTTGGCAATGGTCAGCTCCCGTAGCAGCCGGGTCAGGCGCACATACTGTGCGGTGTAGCCTTCCCGGCAGGCCCTGTGTGCCAAGGCACAGGCCAACCAGGTTTTGCCAACCCCGGTGGGACCGGTGATGAGCACGTTCAGGTGCTCTTTTACCCATTGGCAGCCGGCCAGTGACTGCACCAGCCCTTTATCCAGGCCCCGTGAGTTCCGGTAATCGATGTCTTCGAGGATGGCATTGTGCCGCAGCCTGGCACGGCGCAACCGGCTGGTCATGCGCCGGTTATCTCGCTCGGTCATTTCCCGGTCCACGAGTAGCCCGAGGCGCTCCTCGAAGCTCAGATCGGTGATGTCGGGGGTGGCTGACTGATCCGCCAGGGCGGCGGCCATGCCGGTCAGCTTGAGGGCGTGGAGCTTATCCAGTGTGGGATGTTTTAGCATGTCAGATTCCTTCAGTGGTAGTAGGCAGGGCCGC from the Marinobacter sp. LQ44 genome contains:
- the cas7c gene encoding type I-C CRISPR-associated protein Cas7/Csd2, yielding MSVLSRKIDFAVVFSVKNANPNGDPLNGNRPRTNYEGYGEVSDVCLKRKIRDRLQDAGEVIFVQSDEKKTDGMTSLKNRAESEEYGLGKDAFNAKKSSPVKTAEQACQKWFDVRAFGQLFAFKADAKEGVSVPIRGPVSIHPAFSVEPVSITSSQITKSVSGEGDGSKRGSDTMGMKHRVDEAVYVAYGAISPQLAERTGFSDEDAEKFKQVLPRMFEGDASSARPEGSMTVEKVVWWEHGSKSGQYSSAKVHRSLNVGEDGGITLDELDGLTPEVIDGF
- the cas2 gene encoding CRISPR-associated endonuclease Cas2 translates to MMVLVTYDISMEDPQGPARLRRVAKACLDYGVRVQYSVFECEVDPAQWTFFRDELLGLYDEEKDSLRFYKLGKNWKNRIEHHGAKPAPDIFRDAMIL
- the istB gene encoding IS21-like element ISSpu5 family helper ATPase IstB produces the protein MLKHPTLDKLHALKLTGMAAALADQSATPDITDLSFEERLGLLVDREMTERDNRRMTSRLRRARLRHNAILEDIDYRNSRGLDKGLVQSLAGCQWVKEHLNVLITGPTGVGKTWLACALAHRACREGYTAQYVRLTRLLRELTIAKGDGQYAKLLTNLAKVDVLILDDWGLMKLSAENRRDLLEVLEDRHGRRSTIATSQLPIEEWHGVIGDATLADAILDRLVHNAYKINLRGESMRKRQAKLTDTEISE
- a CDS encoding type VI secretion system PAAR protein translates to MSGKKVVLLGDLGTDHEGFPPTPIINGSPDVFIDGKPVARVGDQLAPHSKPKHSPHPRTIASGSSTVFINGLPVATTGGAISCGGVTIGSSSVVVGDTHAPLPFSGVSGANSHSAPLSSESSTAETHTNGMQASSGAQLRSSASSQAGGRGGSAATPSQATKAIDESGA
- a CDS encoding type II toxin-antitoxin system MqsA family antitoxin, which encodes MKCAICKNGETNLGTTTVTMTRGDATIVVKNVPAEICDNCGEYYLDDAISAKILSMAEEAIKQNQEVEVIQFAA
- the cas4 gene encoding CRISPR-associated protein Cas4, translated to MMLDEKLVPLSALQHYAFCPRQCALIHNEQVWAENWLTAQGQVLHQRVDRGEPETRKGIRYERGVLVSAESLGITGKLDLVEIELSTGTMKPVEYKRGKPKRDSWDRIQLCAQGLCLEEMQGRTVPSGALWYWQARHRDEVAFTDELREETRAVITEVRNLLRSGQTPKAAYEKKCDSCSLYDLCNPKLLGNDGSTRYVNELFDEVDRQ
- the cas1c gene encoding type I-C CRISPR-associated endonuclease Cas1c — encoded protein: MKKLQNSLYVTRQGAYVHKERETVVIEHERTKLMQVPIHSVSGLFCFGNVLVSPALMGFCGEKGVNLAFFTEYGRFYGRLQGKKSGNVLLRRAQYNADESTSLEIARSVVAAKLVGCRNVLLRQQRNHGETESLGRAVKHLAASIRLARHVDNLDSLRGIEGDAAAQYFAVFGGLINKGAREEFTFAGRNRRPPRDPVNALLSFVYSILGQDISAALNGVGLDPQVGYLHADRPGRDSLAQDLLEEFRPWLADRLVLSLINRKQLRAKDFVTESSGAVRMSDGARKTLLVSYQERKQQEVMHPFLKEKVPIGIIPHIQAMLLARHLRNDLERYPPCVFR